In a genomic window of Meleagris gallopavo isolate NT-WF06-2002-E0010 breed Aviagen turkey brand Nicholas breeding stock chromosome 1, Turkey_5.1, whole genome shotgun sequence:
- the C1H11orf87 gene encoding LOW QUALITY PROTEIN: uncharacterized protein C11orf87 homolog (The sequence of the model RefSeq protein was modified relative to this genomic sequence to represent the inferred CDS: inserted 1 base in 1 codon), with protein MSAKLSKELRLSLPPCLLNRTSATSNTSSTCITQVGQLFQSFSSTLVLIVLVTLIFCLILLSLTTFHIHKRKMKKRKMQKAQEEYERDHCARSSGSGSRHPAPGETPPERDSRLGRPPRDSXDPAPPPTAAPSSQSAQAALDTAGMGLLQTVILS; from the exons ATGAGTGCCAAGCTCTCCAAGGAGTTGAGGCTGTCGCTGCCGCCTTGTCTCCTGAACAGGACGTCTGCCACCTCGAACACCAGCAGCACCTGCATCACGCAAGTGGGTCAGCTCTTTCAGTCTTTCTCCTCCACCCTCGTTCTCATCGTCCTCGTCACCCTCATCTTCTGCCTCATCCTCCTCTCCCTCACCACCTTCCACATCCAcaagaggaagatgaagaagCGGAAGATGCAGAAGGCACAGGAGGAGTACGAGCGGGACCACTGTGCCCGCAGCAGCGGCAGCGGCAGCCGGCACCCCGCACCGGGAGAGACCCCCCCGGAGAGAGACAGCCGCCTGGGAAGACCCCCCCGGGACT GAGATCCAGCGCCCCCCCCCACGGCAGCCCCCAGCTCCCAGTCAGCGCAGGCAGCTTTGGACACAGCTGGCATGGGGCTCTTGCAGACGGTGATTTTGTCATGA